A single region of the Changchengzhania lutea genome encodes:
- a CDS encoding c-type cytochrome, whose translation MRQVIHRKLSNTILRFSLMILLAFTTSLSAQEGDPTKGKSLFNANCAACHKLDKKMTGPALRNVETRLAEQEGLGRDWLAAWIRNSAAVIASGDAYANKIFKEYGAAMTAYPSFSDQDISDILAYTAEEKAAPVAAADGTGATAQGATASNGISNEIILGALAILFALLAIGLYLVNKTLRRFATAQNIEIEAETKRTPLWKAFVQNQFLMIVVSIFFLLASAYFAFGYFMQIGIDQGYEPVQPIHYSHKIHAGDNGIDCKYCHSSARVSKHSGIPSLNVCMNCHKSIYEYTGETSAEYTKEFYDGEIKKLYKAAGWDDAEQKYTGETQPVKWVRIHNLPDFVYFNHSQHVTVAGVECQTCHGPVEEMEVMYQHAPLTMGWCIDCHRTTNVNVKDNAYYTKIHEELSKKYGVDELTAAQMGGLECGKCHY comes from the coding sequence ATGAGACAGGTGATTCACCGTAAATTGAGCAATACCATTCTTCGTTTTAGCTTAATGATTTTATTAGCGTTTACAACCTCACTTTCAGCTCAGGAAGGAGATCCAACAAAAGGAAAATCTTTATTTAATGCCAATTGTGCCGCATGTCATAAATTAGACAAGAAAATGACGGGGCCTGCTTTACGTAATGTAGAAACGCGTTTAGCTGAACAGGAAGGCTTGGGTAGAGACTGGTTAGCAGCATGGATTCGTAATAGCGCTGCAGTCATTGCATCAGGAGATGCTTACGCAAACAAGATTTTTAAAGAGTATGGAGCAGCTATGACAGCTTATCCGTCATTTTCAGACCAAGATATCAGCGATATATTAGCGTATACAGCTGAGGAAAAAGCAGCACCGGTTGCAGCAGCAGATGGTACTGGGGCTACAGCTCAAGGGGCTACAGCTTCAAACGGTATTTCTAATGAAATCATTTTAGGAGCACTAGCTATTTTATTTGCGCTTTTAGCAATTGGTTTATATTTAGTAAACAAAACATTACGTCGTTTTGCAACTGCTCAAAATATTGAAATTGAAGCGGAAACTAAAAGAACACCGCTTTGGAAAGCTTTCGTGCAAAATCAATTTTTAATGATTGTTGTATCTATATTCTTTTTGTTAGCCAGTGCATATTTTGCGTTTGGTTATTTTATGCAAATTGGTATTGATCAAGGTTATGAACCTGTGCAACCTATTCACTATTCGCATAAAATCCATGCAGGGGATAATGGTATCGATTGTAAATACTGTCACTCTTCAGCAAGGGTGAGTAAGCATTCGGGTATTCCGTCTTTAAATGTGTGTATGAACTGCCACAAATCTATTTATGAATACACCGGTGAAACCTCTGCAGAATATACTAAGGAGTTTTACGATGGTGAGATTAAAAAATTATACAAAGCGGCCGGTTGGGACGATGCCGAACAAAAATATACAGGGGAAACACAGCCAGTAAAATGGGTGCGTATTCATAATCTTCCAGATTTTGTGTATTTCAATCACTCGCAACACGTTACTGTAGCAGGTGTGGAATGTCAAACATGTCACGGTCCAGTTGAGGAAATGGAAGTCATGTATCAACATGCGCCATTAACTATGGGGTGGTGTATTGACTGCCACAGAACAACAAATGTGAATGTAAAAGACAATGCTTACTATACCAAAATACACGAAGAATTATCTAAAAAATATGGTGTAGATGAATTGACCGCAGCTCAAATGGGCGGCTTGGAATGTGGTAAGTGTCATTATTAA
- a CDS encoding TAT-variant-translocated molybdopterin oxidoreductase codes for MSSNKKYWKSVEELNENSSIVETLKQNEFVEQIPTDEFLGNKETLEATATTRRDFLKYVGFSTAAASLAACEGPVIKSIPYVVQPTEIIPGVANYYATTIANGFDFASVLVKTREGRPIKIENNAMATANGGANARVNASVLGLYDSLRIQGPKKDGDAISWSTFDADTNQKLTDLKVAGKEIVLLTQTFASPSTSKLISEFKEKYGNVRHVIYDAVSESATLDAYQAKYGERGLANYDFGKAMTIVSVGADFLGDWQGGGYDSAYSKNRIPEQGKMSRHIQFESNMSLSGANADNRIPLTPTQQKIALAKLHSYIVGGSVTGNLPDHIEAAVKSAASELKKAGSKGLVITGIQDVNAQTVALDINASLGSQAFDKSAPVKTRQGNDKAVAKLVTDMKAGNVGAIIMSGVNPMYTLPNPSEFTEGLSKTELSIAFSMKADETASATQYIAATPHYLESWGDVEIRKGHYGLTQPTIRPLFDTRQFQDALLLWTGNDMSYYDYIKEAWNGGILGGNSFNQALHDGVYVGSISTETADTTEAEVTAETPSGNVANALAASSKSEGFELTLYTKVGMGDGQQANNPWLQEFPDPLTRASWDNYLTMSKADADQLGLVNVHVANGALNGSYANVTANGKTITVPVMIQPGQANGSVGLAFGYGRTEGLKEAMQTGVNAYALYNNFNSVQHVTIEAAAGEHEFASVQLHNTLMGRGDIIKETTLEIFNTKDKEYWNPIPKVSLNHVETPVTSPDVDLWDEFDRSIGHHFNLSIDLNACTGCGACVIACHSENNVPVVGKTEVRRSRDMHWLRIDRYYSSEESFEGDNARKENSEGWFTGTKQALREMESGSENPQVAFQPVMCQHCNHAPCETVCPVAATSHGRQGQNHMAYNRCVGTRYCANNCPYKVRRFNWFLYNGNDEFDYHMNDDLGRMVLNPDVVVRSRGVMEKCSMCIQKTQKTILDAKRDGRLIEDGEFQTACSAACNNGAMTFGDINDKDSKVAKLLKDNRMYHLLESVGTKPNVQYQTKVRNTTEA; via the coding sequence ATGTCATCAAACAAGAAATACTGGAAAAGTGTTGAAGAGCTAAACGAAAATAGCTCTATTGTTGAGACGCTTAAACAAAACGAGTTTGTAGAGCAAATTCCTACTGATGAATTTTTAGGTAATAAAGAGACATTAGAAGCAACGGCTACAACGCGTCGCGATTTCTTAAAATACGTTGGTTTTAGTACAGCAGCAGCGTCATTAGCTGCTTGCGAAGGACCAGTAATTAAATCTATTCCTTATGTAGTTCAACCTACAGAAATTATCCCTGGTGTTGCAAATTATTATGCCACAACCATTGCTAATGGATTTGATTTTGCTAGTGTTTTAGTAAAAACTCGAGAAGGGCGTCCTATTAAAATTGAAAACAATGCCATGGCAACTGCCAACGGTGGTGCTAATGCCAGAGTGAATGCATCCGTTTTAGGACTGTACGATAGTTTAAGGATCCAAGGGCCTAAAAAAGATGGTGATGCTATTTCTTGGAGTACGTTTGATGCGGATACAAATCAAAAATTAACCGACTTAAAAGTTGCTGGTAAAGAGATTGTGTTATTAACACAAACCTTTGCAAGTCCTTCAACCAGTAAATTAATTTCCGAGTTTAAAGAAAAATATGGAAACGTACGTCATGTTATTTATGATGCCGTTTCAGAATCTGCTACATTAGATGCTTATCAAGCGAAGTACGGTGAGCGTGGTTTAGCGAATTATGATTTCGGAAAGGCCATGACCATTGTATCTGTTGGTGCAGATTTCTTAGGAGATTGGCAAGGTGGCGGTTATGATTCCGCATATTCAAAAAACAGAATACCAGAGCAAGGTAAGATGTCGCGTCATATTCAGTTTGAATCTAATATGTCGCTTTCTGGAGCAAATGCAGATAACCGAATCCCATTAACACCAACACAACAAAAAATTGCGTTGGCAAAACTACACAGTTATATTGTAGGAGGTTCTGTAACAGGAAACTTACCAGATCATATAGAAGCGGCAGTTAAAAGCGCAGCTTCAGAATTAAAGAAAGCAGGAAGTAAAGGTTTGGTAATTACAGGCATTCAAGATGTGAATGCGCAAACTGTTGCTCTTGATATTAATGCTTCTCTAGGAAGTCAGGCTTTTGATAAATCGGCACCAGTTAAAACAAGACAAGGTAATGATAAGGCCGTGGCTAAGTTAGTTACAGATATGAAAGCTGGAAACGTTGGGGCAATCATCATGAGTGGTGTAAACCCAATGTATACTTTACCGAATCCTTCAGAATTTACTGAAGGACTGAGTAAGACAGAATTATCAATTGCATTTTCCATGAAAGCTGATGAAACAGCTTCAGCAACACAATATATTGCAGCAACGCCGCACTATTTAGAATCTTGGGGCGATGTTGAAATCAGAAAAGGGCATTATGGGTTAACGCAACCTACTATTCGTCCATTATTTGATACGAGACAATTTCAAGACGCATTACTATTGTGGACTGGAAATGATATGTCTTATTACGATTATATCAAGGAAGCTTGGAACGGTGGTATTTTAGGCGGTAATTCCTTTAATCAAGCCTTGCATGATGGAGTTTATGTTGGCAGTATTTCTACTGAAACAGCAGATACTACAGAAGCAGAAGTTACAGCAGAAACACCTTCAGGAAATGTGGCGAATGCATTAGCTGCGTCGTCCAAATCGGAAGGCTTTGAATTAACATTATATACCAAAGTAGGTATGGGTGACGGGCAACAAGCCAACAATCCATGGTTACAAGAATTTCCAGATCCTTTAACTAGAGCTTCTTGGGATAACTATTTAACCATGTCTAAGGCAGATGCAGACCAATTAGGTTTGGTAAATGTGCATGTTGCCAATGGTGCATTAAATGGTAGTTATGCCAATGTTACAGCAAATGGAAAAACGATTACAGTACCAGTCATGATCCAGCCGGGTCAAGCAAATGGTTCTGTAGGTTTGGCTTTTGGTTATGGAAGAACAGAAGGTTTAAAAGAAGCCATGCAAACAGGTGTTAATGCCTATGCATTATATAATAATTTTAATAGCGTTCAACATGTAACTATTGAAGCTGCAGCAGGCGAGCATGAATTTGCTTCTGTACAGCTACATAATACATTAATGGGTCGTGGTGACATTATTAAAGAAACCACTTTAGAGATTTTCAATACCAAAGATAAAGAGTATTGGAACCCAATTCCTAAAGTATCTTTAAATCATGTTGAGACTCCTGTGACATCGCCCGATGTAGATTTGTGGGATGAGTTTGATCGTTCTATTGGGCATCATTTCAACTTGTCCATTGACTTGAATGCGTGTACCGGTTGTGGTGCTTGTGTTATTGCGTGTCATTCTGAAAACAACGTACCTGTAGTTGGTAAAACTGAAGTACGCCGTAGCCGTGATATGCACTGGTTGCGTATTGATAGATATTATTCGTCGGAAGAATCATTTGAAGGAGATAATGCTAGGAAGGAAAATTCGGAAGGATGGTTTACCGGAACGAAACAGGCATTAAGGGAAATGGAATCTGGTTCTGAGAATCCACAAGTAGCATTCCAACCAGTTATGTGCCAGCATTGTAATCATGCACCTTGTGAAACGGTTTGTCCTGTGGCAGCAACGTCTCATGGTCGTCAAGGTCAAAACCATATGGCTTATAACCGTTGTGTGGGTACAAGATATTGCGCAAACAACTGTCCATATAAAGTACGTCGTTTCAACTGGTTTTTATATAATGGGAATGATGAGTTTGACTATCATATGAATGATGATTTAGGTCGTATGGTATTAAACCCAGATGTAGTTGTGCGCTCTCGTGGTGTGATGGAAAAATGTTCTATGTGTATTCAAAAAACACAAAAGACCATTTTAGATGCAAAACGTGATGGTCGCCTCATTGAAGA